One window of the Lytechinus pictus isolate F3 Inbred chromosome 5, Lp3.0, whole genome shotgun sequence genome contains the following:
- the LOC129260205 gene encoding uncharacterized protein LOC129260205: MSNGYTIPFEEMLKCSICQDRIKDARSLPCGHTYCSDCLNRSADATYPRGSIDCSECKKKFQLGHSGAGGLPRCFAINSLVDDINETFGGRGSASSSRRSSTSTSNGRGDQLSLGKHGFQVKETFSCSFCLSLMRDARYLPCGHSYCRECLEMQPRSTPGIRCAKCLEDHNLPAGEINGLPVAYRINSIVAEIRSNDSETSDDRPQPSTSSQNRGYQQPPHRHSSDTRSRPLMEDVDDAKKRAQARAGNQIQVFVKNMNDGKTITITISSNANVGDLMEQIKTIMRIAPSQQRLAYSGRNLDDKTSTLSSYGIGNLSHIDLNARLRGGSQ; this comes from the exons ATGTCTAACGGATATACAATCCCCTTCGAAGAAATGCTGAAGTGCAGCATATGTCAGGATCGTATCAAGGATGCCAGGAGTCTTCCTTGTGGACACACCTACTGCAGTGATTGTCTCAACAGGTCTGCTGATGCGACCTACCCTCGAGGAAGCATCGATTGTTCAGAATGCAAGAAGAAATTCCAGTTGGGCCACTCTGGTGCTGGAGGTCTCCCTCGCTGCTTCGCCATAAACAGCCTCGTGGATGATATCAATGAGACCTTCGGCGGAAGAGGTAGCGCCTCTAGCAGCAGAAGAAGCAGTACAAGTACAAGCAACGGAAGAGGTGATCAACTGTCCCTTGGGAAACATGGTTTCCAAGTCAAGGAGACCTTCTCATGCTCGTTCTGCTTGAGCCTGATGAGGGACGCCCGCTATCTACCATGCGGACACTCCTATTGCCGGGAATGCCTGGAGATGCAGCCACGATCAACACCAGGTATCAGATGCGCCAAGTGCCTCGAGGATCACAACCTGCCAGCGGGAGAAATCAACGGCCTCCCTGTTGCATACCGTATCAACAGCATTGTGGCAGAGATCAGGTCAAATGACAGTGAAACTAGTG ATGATCGGCCACAGCCGAGTACAAGTTCCCAGAACAGAGGATATCAACAACCACCCCACCGTCATTCATCAGACACCAGGTCCCGTCCACTGATGGAGGACGTAGACGATGCCAAGAAGAGGGCCCAGGCCCGAGCGGGCAACCAGATCCAGGTCTTCGTGAAAAATATGAACGACGGAAAgaccatcaccatcacaatcagcTCCAACGCCAATGTTGGTGATTTAATGGAACAAATCAAAACGATAATGAGGATTGCCCCGTCCCAGCAGAGGCTGGCGTACAGCGGTCGCAATTTGGACGACAAAACAAGTACATTGTCATCATACGGTATTGGGAATCTTTCTCACATTGATCTGAATGCGAGGCTACGTGGAGGTAGCCAGTAG
- the LOC129260204 gene encoding uncharacterized protein LOC129260204, which yields MAHNEEKETEAMMVDDGEDSGMGSTDESGSRRDSLSSMASANSSATSSNDSAIDSMSDRRSSLSSNASSMSGMSERSLSSRSGQSSDAGYPDSVSSSRRSSLSSVKSDDSTTTIRSDATATSMRSDQTRTSGFNQDYSKSTRDIDSTSGHTRVRAPYNHHSGTTYTTTTTPRSDPTIEIMVGDFNGKTHIVRARPTDTVRDLKCKIKDKVGVTPSQQQLTFQGRPLMNDASTVSSCGLQNLSTVQLQGRLVGGKDYMHRAGFV from the exons ATGGCtcataatgaagaaaaggaGACAGAGGCAATGATGGTGGATGATGGAGAAGACAGTGGGATGGGATCTACCGATGAGTCTGGTAGTCGTCGGGATTCTCTCTCTAGCATGGCGAGTGCGAATTCATCGGCGACTTCGAGCAACGACTCCGCAATCGATTCCATGTCCGATCGCCGTAGCTCACTCAGCTCGAACGCGAGTTCGATGTCGGGCATGAGTGAGCGATCCCTTTCATCGCGGA GTGGTCAGAGCAGTGATGCAGGTTATCCGGACAGCGTCTCATCAAGCCGGAGATCGTCGCTATCGAGCGTTAAAAGTGACGATAGTACGACCACGATTCGTAGCGATGCGACGGCGACATCGATGAGGTCGGATCAAACTCGGACCTCAGGATTTAATCAAGACTACTCGAAATCGACAAGAGATATCGATTCGACATCGG GTCATACACGAGTCCGCGCCCCATACAACCACCACTCCGGCACTACATACACGACGACCACCACGCCCAGATCGGACCCGACTATCGAGATCATGGTCGGGGACTTCAACGGCAAGACGCACATCGTCAGGGCCAGGCCGACGGACACGGTCCGAGACCTCAAGTGTAAGATTAAAGATAAGGTGGGGGTAACCCCTTCTCAACAGCAGTTGACTTTCCAAGGGAGACCCCTCATGAATGACGCAAGCACCGTGTCATCATGTGGACTCCAGAATTTGAGTACCGTGCAGTTGCAGGGTCGACTGGTGGGCGGTAAAGATTACATGCATCGGGCTGGCTTCGTCTGa